Proteins co-encoded in one Cataglyphis hispanica isolate Lineage 1 chromosome 4, ULB_Chis1_1.0, whole genome shotgun sequence genomic window:
- the LOC126849016 gene encoding uncharacterized protein LOC126849016: MIYEKLVEKSATMSKETRLSSIDMAQYRERLMSQKEFLTDILSKIDKQILALQVERLHLRNSLLGSKCSGQEILPDVSIRNNYVNIEPVTKDSNDDLKQQKLDLSVKPSLNDFEEFEDDDLDFLSSSP; encoded by the exons atgatatatgaaaaattagtaGAAAAATCTGCGACAATGAGTAAGGAAACACGACTCTCTTCAATTGATATGGCGCAATATCGTGAGCGATTGATGagtcaaaaagaatttttgactGACATATTATCTAAGATTGACAAACAAATACTCGCCTTACAG gtTGAGCGATTACATTTGAGAAACTCTCTACTTGGGTCCAAATGTTCAGGACAAGAAATATTGCCAGATGTATCAATAAGAAATAACTATGTCAACATTGAGCCAGTAACAAAGGATTCAAATGATGATctaaaacaacaaaaattagatttatctgTAAAACCATCTCTAAATGATTTTGAGGAATTTGAAGACGATGACCTTGATTTCCTGTCTTCATCCCCTTAA
- the LOC126849010 gene encoding mitochondrial import inner membrane translocase subunit Tim17-B-like has translation MEEYAREPCPWRIVDDCGGAFTMGVIGGAIFQSIKGFRNAPSGWKQRFTGSVVAIRQRAPIIAGNFAVWGGMFSTIDCTLVHFRGGKEDPYNSIISGAATGGILAARNGLPAMVGSAIIGGVLLALIEGVGICFTRLSAEQFKPPSLVEDPSQFGTPPQGYPS, from the coding sequence ATGGAAGAATATGCAAGAGAACCATGTCCCTGGCGAATAGTGGACGACTGCGGCGGTGCCTTCACAATGGGTGTCATAGGTGGGGCAATCTTTCAAAGTATCAAAGGTTTCCGCAATGCACCAAGTGGATGGAAACAGCGTTTTACGGGCAGTGTTGTAGCAATCCGACAAAGAGCACCCATAATTGCTGGAAATTTTGCAGTATGGGGTGGGATGTTCTCCACAATTGATTGCACACTAGTCCACTTTAGAGGAGGAAAGGAAGATccttataattctattattagcGGGGCTGCAACTGGTGGAATTTTAGCCGCAAGAAATGGGCTGCCAGCAATGGTAGGCAGTGCAATCATTGGTGGAGTGTTATTGGCTCTGATAGAAGGTGTAGGAATTTGTTTCACACGTCTGTCTGCTGAACAATTTAAACCACCATCACTGGTTGAAGATCCATCACAATTCGGCACACCTCCACAGGGCTATCCATCATAA